In a genomic window of Lepisosteus oculatus isolate fLepOcu1 chromosome 3, fLepOcu1.hap2, whole genome shotgun sequence:
- the ppm1na gene encoding protein phosphatase, Mg2+/Mn2+ dependent, 1Na (putative) isoform X1 — translation MLAARRVPSEDWERKMPQMTSFVRLLVKETEKMMSYFFKGGVVGDRDEEEDEEAFPSPYLERPILDKHLEEGPSAGGIVFALASVQGWRAQMEDAHACVPELPGELAGWGFYAVYDGHAGSRVAQYCSRHLLEHILATGAVTPDEDKEAVKEGIREGFLSIDRHMHRLGRREGWDRSGSTAVATMISPRHVYFINCGDSRAVLCRDGSVCFYTEDHKPFNPRERERIQNAGGTVTLQRVNGSLAVSRALGDFDFKEVQWRAPTEQLVSPEPEVYEVERSCRDEFLVLACDGVWDTIGNEDLCAFVRSRLQLSSNLKDVCGQVIDLCLYKGSQDNISITLICFPGAPQVSAEALQREAELEELLESRVADIFEEQHEEGLPDLLYVMKYMSSERIPGLPPGGGITSKRNCIAAAYYKLREEYTPKDTLVSSWTSGSHLERTT, via the exons ATGCTGGCGGCGAGGCGGGTGCCCAGCGAGGACTGGGAGCGGAAGATGCCCCAGATGACCTCTTTCGTACGCCTGCTGGTGAAGGAGACGGAGAAGATGATGTCGTACTTCTTCAAGGGAGGGGTGGTGGGGGACAGAGACgaggaggaggacgaggaggcttTTCCCAGCCCTTACCTGGAGAGGCCAATCCTGGACAAACACCTGGAGGAGGGGCCTTCCGCGGGGGGCATCGTCTTCGCCCTGGCCAGCGTGCAGGGCTGGCGGGCCCAGATGGAGGACGCGCACGCCTGCGTGCCCGAGCTGCCCGGGGAGCTGGCGGGCTGGGGCTTCTACGCCGTGTACGACGGCCACGCGGGCAGCAGGGTGGCGCAGTACTGCTCCCGGCACCTTCTGGAGCACATCCTGGCCACGGGCGCGGTGACTCCGGACGAGGACAAGGAGGCCGTGAAGGAGGGCATCCGGGAGGGCTTCCTCAGCATCGACAGGCACATGCACAGGCTGGGGCGCAGAGAGGGCTGGGACCGCAGCGGCTCCACCGCCGTGGCCACCATGATCTCGCCGCGGCACGTCTACTTCATCAACTGCGGGGACTCGCGGGCCGTGCTGTGTCGGGACGGGTCCGTGTGCTTCTACACCGAGGACCACAAGCCCTTCAACCCGCGCGAGAGGGAGCGGATCCAGAACGCAGGCGGCACCGTCACCCTGCAGCGGGTCAACGGCTCGCTGGCCGTCTCGCGGGCGCTGGGCGACTTCGACTTCAAGGAGGTGCAGTGGAGGGCGCCCACCGAGCAGCTGGTGTCGCCGGAGCCCGAGGTGTACGAGGTGGAGCGCAGCTGCCGGGACGAGTTCCTGGTGCTGGCCTGCGACGGCGTCTGGGACACCATCGGCAACGAGGACCTGTGCGCCTTCGTGCGCAGCCggctgcagctgtccagcaaCCTCAAGGACGTGTGCGGCCAGGTCATCGACCTCTGCCTCTACAAG GGCAGCCAAGACAATATCAGCATCACGCTCATCTGCTTCCCTGGCGCCCCCCAGGTGTCAGCGGAGGCACTGCAACGCGAGGCGGAACTGGAGGAGCTGCTGGAGAGCAGAGTGGCAG ATATCTTCGAGGAGCAGCACGAGGAAGGGCTGCCAGACCTGCTGTACGTGATGAAGTACATGTCATCTGAGAGGATACCAGGGCTGCCACCTGGAGGGGGCATCACCAGCAA GAGGAACTGCATCGCTGCTGCCTATTACAAGCTGAGAGAAGAATACACACCCAAGGACACGCTGGTAAGCTCCTGGACATCTGGATCTCACCTGGAGAGAACAACCTGA
- the ppm1na gene encoding protein phosphatase, Mg2+/Mn2+ dependent, 1Na (putative) isoform X2 gives MLAARRVPSEDWERKMPQMTSFVRLLVKETEKMMSYFFKGGVVGDRDEEEDEEAFPSPYLERPILDKHLEEGPSAGGIVFALASVQGWRAQMEDAHACVPELPGELAGWGFYAVYDGHAGSRVAQYCSRHLLEHILATGAVTPDEDKEAVKEGIREGFLSIDRHMHRLGRREGWDRSGSTAVATMISPRHVYFINCGDSRAVLCRDGSVCFYTEDHKPFNPRERERIQNAGGTVTLQRVNGSLAVSRALGDFDFKEVQWRAPTEQLVSPEPEVYEVERSCRDEFLVLACDGVWDTIGNEDLCAFVRSRLQLSSNLKDVCGQVIDLCLYKGSQDNISITLICFPGAPQVSAEALQREAELEELLESRVADIFEEQHEEGLPDLLYVMKYMSSERIPGLPPGGGITSKRNCIAAAYYKLREEYTPKDTLFHSGSEDSN, from the exons ATGCTGGCGGCGAGGCGGGTGCCCAGCGAGGACTGGGAGCGGAAGATGCCCCAGATGACCTCTTTCGTACGCCTGCTGGTGAAGGAGACGGAGAAGATGATGTCGTACTTCTTCAAGGGAGGGGTGGTGGGGGACAGAGACgaggaggaggacgaggaggcttTTCCCAGCCCTTACCTGGAGAGGCCAATCCTGGACAAACACCTGGAGGAGGGGCCTTCCGCGGGGGGCATCGTCTTCGCCCTGGCCAGCGTGCAGGGCTGGCGGGCCCAGATGGAGGACGCGCACGCCTGCGTGCCCGAGCTGCCCGGGGAGCTGGCGGGCTGGGGCTTCTACGCCGTGTACGACGGCCACGCGGGCAGCAGGGTGGCGCAGTACTGCTCCCGGCACCTTCTGGAGCACATCCTGGCCACGGGCGCGGTGACTCCGGACGAGGACAAGGAGGCCGTGAAGGAGGGCATCCGGGAGGGCTTCCTCAGCATCGACAGGCACATGCACAGGCTGGGGCGCAGAGAGGGCTGGGACCGCAGCGGCTCCACCGCCGTGGCCACCATGATCTCGCCGCGGCACGTCTACTTCATCAACTGCGGGGACTCGCGGGCCGTGCTGTGTCGGGACGGGTCCGTGTGCTTCTACACCGAGGACCACAAGCCCTTCAACCCGCGCGAGAGGGAGCGGATCCAGAACGCAGGCGGCACCGTCACCCTGCAGCGGGTCAACGGCTCGCTGGCCGTCTCGCGGGCGCTGGGCGACTTCGACTTCAAGGAGGTGCAGTGGAGGGCGCCCACCGAGCAGCTGGTGTCGCCGGAGCCCGAGGTGTACGAGGTGGAGCGCAGCTGCCGGGACGAGTTCCTGGTGCTGGCCTGCGACGGCGTCTGGGACACCATCGGCAACGAGGACCTGTGCGCCTTCGTGCGCAGCCggctgcagctgtccagcaaCCTCAAGGACGTGTGCGGCCAGGTCATCGACCTCTGCCTCTACAAG GGCAGCCAAGACAATATCAGCATCACGCTCATCTGCTTCCCTGGCGCCCCCCAGGTGTCAGCGGAGGCACTGCAACGCGAGGCGGAACTGGAGGAGCTGCTGGAGAGCAGAGTGGCAG ATATCTTCGAGGAGCAGCACGAGGAAGGGCTGCCAGACCTGCTGTACGTGATGAAGTACATGTCATCTGAGAGGATACCAGGGCTGCCACCTGGAGGGGGCATCACCAGCAA GAGGAACTGCATCGCTGCTGCCTATTACAAGCTGAGAGAAGAATACACACCCAAGGACACGCTG TTCCACAGCGGATCAGAGGACTCCAATTAG
- the LOC102688960 gene encoding amino acid transporter heavy chain SLC3A2: MTLPADGAPGCSSASLGGAVCGSPGVSEGCPLLGAAPELRREPLSQVELEREAGGPVWRARRARLVLLFWLGWLAMLCAAIATIAQGPWPRAPRRPWWQGALFCQLQPALFLDSDRDGVGDIKGLQDGLPYLRSLGVNALLIGGLLPRGELGSVSNLTHINRTLGTEAQFQELLAHCSTAGVRVLLDLCNVSLPHGVNLPDVSRIPRDDSRRDGLPVQLGALKRALRVWLERGLAGFTICDTDPFYSEQTLQEWRDEVKRFSSEDNERIVVVWRADAAVQSVLGDPGPAGNSSLADLTVRPLLPTAEHNLTEQEVAVAVETVLQRPQEPWPGWTMGAPAVGQLASESGELQRLLTVLVLTLPGTPVVLYGDEAGLGQSKNGTTDAGLTAMDWGCLPRSGETGDCTGAPSVDSVEGRRQARCSQLQLFRSLSHTRSREGALLFGSFAPLPRSRVCSSPSCSVLGFLRSWACVRFLVLLNFGPGQGLLEPGWAASLPPRGVVVASSGMDRLGAISLETLWLAPQEAVVIKLFEPNSFS, from the exons ATGACCCTGCCTGCGGATGGTGCACCTGGCTGCAGCAGCGCGTCTCTGGGGGGCGCTGTGTGTGGGAGCCCGGGGGTGTCGGAGGGGTGCCCTCTCCTCGGGGCCGCGCCGGAGCTGCGCCGGGAGCCCCTGAGCCAGGTGGAGCTGGAGAGGGAGGCGGGGGGGCCGGTGTGGCGGGCCCGGCGGGCCCGGTTGGTCCTGCTCTTCTGGCTGGGCTGGCTGGCCATGCTGTGTGCTGCCATCGCCACCATCGCCCAGGGCCCGTGGCCCCGCGCCCCGCGGCGGCCCTGgtggcagggggcgctgttctGCCAGCTGCAGCCCGCCCTGTTCCTTGACTCGGACCGGGACGGAGTGGGCGACATCAAGG GCCTCCAGGATGGTCTGCCCTACCTGCGGTCTCTGGGTGTGAACGCCCTGCTCATCGGGGGCCTGCTGCCCCGGGGGGAGCTGGGGTCCGTCTCCAACCTCACCCACATCAACCGGACTCTGGGCACCGAGGCCCAGTTCCAGGAGCTCCTGGCCCACTGCAGCACAGCGG GCGTGCGCGTCTTGCTGGATCTCTGCAACGTCTCCCTGCCACATGGAGTCAACCTCCCTGACGTCTCCCGTATTCCGAGGGACGACTCCAGGAGAGACGGGCTCCCAGTGCAGCTTGGCGCTCTGAAG AGGGCTCTGCGGGTGTGGCTGGAGAGAGGGCTGGCTGGGTTCACAATATGTGACACGGATCCATTCTATTCAGAGCAG ACTCTGCAGGAGTGGAGAGACGAGGTGAAGCGCTTCAGCTCTGAGGACAACGAGAG GATCGTGGTGGTGTGGCGCGCTGACGCCGCTGTGCAGTCCGTGCTCGGAGACCCAGGCCCAGCAGGAAACAGCTCGTTGGCTGATCTCACCGTGCGCCCCCTTCTGCCGACTGCGGAGCACAACCTCACCGAACAGGAAGTGGCCGTCGCCGTGGAGACCGTGCTGCAGAGGCCGCAGGAGCCGTGGCCTGGCTGGACG ATGGGGGCTCCTGCAGTGGGACAGCTGGCGTCCGAATCGGGGGAGCTGCAGAGACTCCTCACCGTCCTGGTCCTCACGCTGCCCGGCACGCCCGTTGTCCTCTACGGAGACGAGGCTGGCCTTGGCCAATCGAAG AACGGCACCACTGATGCCGGGCTCACCGCCATGGACTGGGGCTGTCTGCCAAGATCCGGAGAAACAGGAGATTGTACAGGGGCGCCATCGGTGGATTCAGTGGAG GGCCGGAGGCAGGCCAGGTGCTCCCAGCTGCAGCTCTTCCGCTCCCTCAGCCACACCCGCTCGCGGGAGGGCGCCCTGCTCTTCGGCAGCTTCGCCCCTCTCCCCAGGTCCCGCGTCTGCTCCTCCCCCTCCTGCTCCGTGCTGGGGTTCCTGCGCTCGTGGGCCTGTGTGCGTTTCCTGGTGCTCCTCAACTTCGGCCCTGGGCAGGGCCTGCTGGAGCCGGGGTGGGCCGCCAGCCTGCCCCCCCGCGGCGTGGTTGTGGCCAGTTCGGGGATGGACCGGCTCGGGGCGATCTCTCTGGAAACACTGTGGCTCGCGCCGCAGGAGGCCGTGGTCATCAAGCTTTTTGAGCCCAACAGTttctcctaa